A single genomic interval of Prunus dulcis chromosome 5, ALMONDv2, whole genome shotgun sequence harbors:
- the LOC117629260 gene encoding uncharacterized protein LOC117629260 isoform X1: MAKMTPVKSPMPKSPMPKSPMPKSPMVCEKYETGCMWHLYGLFNFRQGHSNKKRLSHKRHTNRLDDGNFKTKLDLLNKMDEKGQSMDLQLFQDRMKSKAQTVDSDMASKRKLKGEDLSTEPQMNKKFATDEGEDIPSNSKFVGHLPKNNGKTSKTRQRSHEAKHRKHSSSVLVEEPLNKLNSAALPEESSKEVHSKNRRGCGCKSIDTVKHDQLNEINLVPVQLNAAEAIINQKFVDGVNHQSKQLLDALEILNSNKELFRKLLQDPNSLLVKHIEDLRDSQARTHQSKSPGEANISEYRTSKARQSEGPSSIHTLKSCDIYPSQENGESEFPERIIVLKPGPPSMEISSENINTSMQSLRNNGQRDTPANSSFSRIKRKLRHAISESRKEQHSKSIDGTLNTSPCQSTGDDCKGKGMKIIRSNSPTVDGGGVTKSSLDIKKRENIGKVKQCESSIGREAASTSGSGLGSSNFSHVSQPEREESETSVEAGKHLSELLNNGNKEKSYFERQAQKTWGSVMSFPEYDFLPTCNPVRDWENRFLNEQMTFSPYSNCQMVYENKWRLNKEKKASYSSPLRQDVEALPDNKKLDDQLQVFDTRQNNSDYPFTDINVLGDISSPKGCVQILENDNTMHHGETSSLEVPSESESAYKFDTIKANNTIRPGETNYLEVLSKPDCTEKTNTTETNDTSYQGETQHSEILTELDSTDKALDQSSETTNMYEEEEYFKRSRQPLTSSPDVFQSSPSSIQRVEDSDGIEDKGEQPSPVSVLEQFFVDATSYASIISEPAEEHHSALLVKSPLEPETSSLNEHECISEYVMAVLQASGLNWEELLMMCQSSDRLVDPFLFDAVKLQPNQFHGDCMLLFDCINEVLVEVYHTHLPCSPWVSFIKPNARRKLCIEKTVIHEVMKSVHPSPHTMQQIVEKDIAQSGMWLDIRNDVEETVFEMVEDVLEGLIMETIF, encoded by the exons ATGGCAAAGATGACACCAGTAAAAAGCCCTATGCCGAAAAGTCCTATGCCAAAAAGTCCTATGCCAAAAAGCCCTATGGTATGTGAGAAGTACGAGACAGGCTGTATGTGGCATTTATATGGCCTCTTCAACTTCCGTCAAGGTCATTCCAATAAGAAGAGGCTTTCACATAAGAGGCATACAAACAGACTGG ATGATGGAAATTTTAAGACCAAGCTTGATTTGCTTAACAAAATGGACGAGAAGGGCCAAAGCATGGAT CTTCAATTGTTCCAGGACAGAATGAAGAGCAAAGCTCAGACAGTTGATTCGGATATGGCAAGTAAAAGAAAGCTTAAGGGAGAAGACTTGTCCACTGAGCCGCAGATGAACAAGAAGTTTGCTACTGATGAAGGGGAAGATATACCATCTAATTCCAAATTTGTTGGTCATTTACCaaaaaacaatggaaagaCTAGCAAAACTCGTCAGAGATCCCATGAAGCTAAGCATCGAAAACATTCTAGTTCAGTTTTGGTGGAAGAACCTTTGAATAAGCTCAACTCAGCAGCACTGCCAGAAGAATCTAGCAAAGAGGTACATAGCAAAAACCGACGAGGATGCGGTTGTAAAAGTATTGATACTGTGAAGCATGACCAGCTTAATGAGATTAATCTTGTGCCAGTACAGCTGAATGCAGCTGAGGCCATCATAAATCAGAAATTCGTTGATGGGGTGAACCACCAGTCTAAACAATTATTAGATGCAttagaaattttgaattcgAATAAAGAGTTATTTCGAAAACTCCTACAAGACCCAAATTCTCTGCTAGTCAAACACATCGAAGACCTCCGAGACTCTCAGGCAAGAACACATCAGAGTAAATCTCCCGGTGAAGCCAACATTTCAGAATATCGGACAAGCAAAGCAAGGCAATCTGAAGGTCCTTCCAGTATTCACACGTTGAAATCCTGTGATATTTACCCGTCTCAGGAAAATGGTGAGTCCGAATTTCCAGAGAGAATAATAGTTTTAAAACCTGGCCCACCAAGCATGGAAATTTCTTCAGAGAATATCAATACCTCTATGCAAAGCTTGAGAAATAATGGGCAGAGAGACACACCTGCAAATTCTTCTTTTAGCCGTATAAAGAGGAAACTGAGACATGCTATATCGGAAAGCAGAAAAGAGCAGCACTCCAAGTCAATCGATGGTACACTAAATACATCTCCCTGCCAAAGCACAGGAGATGATTGTAAAGGAAAGGGTATGAAGATCATTAGAAGCAATTCACCTACTGTTGATGGTGGAGGAGTGACCAAGTCTTCTCTTGATatcaagaaaagagaaaacataGGCAAGGTGAAACAATGTGAATCAAGTATTGGACGCGAAGCTGCATCAACCAGTGGAAGTGGTCTTGGAAGCTCAAACTTTTCGCATGTTAGCCAACCCGAGCGAGAGGAATCTGAAACTTCTGTGGAGGCTGGGAAACATCTCTCAGAATTGTTAAACAATGGGAACAAGGAGAAGAGCTACTTTGAAAGGCAGGCACAAAAAACATGGGGAAGTGTGATGTCATTTCCCGAGTATGACTTCTTGCCTACATGTAATCCGGTAAGGGACTGGGAAAATAGGTTTCTTAATGAGCAAATGACATTTTCACCCTACAGCAATTGCCAAATGGTATATGAGAACAAGTGGAGGcttaataaagaaaagaaagccaGCTACTCAAGTCCATTGAGGCAGGACGTAGAGGCCCTGCCTGACAATAAGAAACTCGATGATCAATTGCAAGTTTTTGATACACGGCAAAATAACTCAGATTATCCTTTTACTGACATCAATGTGCTGGGAGATATTTCAAGCCCTAAAG GCTGTGTCCAAATTTTAGAGAACGATAACACCATGCACCATGGAGAAACTAGTTCTTTAGAAGTGCCTTCAGAATCTGAAAGCGCATACAAATTTGATACCATAAAAGCTAACAATACTATCCGGCCAGGAGAAACTAATTATTTGGAAGTTCTATCCAAACCAGATTGCACGGAGAAGACCAATACCACAGAGACTAATGATACTTCATACCAAGGAGAAACTCAGCATTCAGAAATACTGACTGAACTAGACAGCACAGACAAGGCTCTTGATCAGAGCTCAGAAACAACCAACATGTACGAGGAAGAGGAGTATTTTAAGAGATCCAGACAG CCATTAACATCTTCACCGGATGTTTTTCAATCAAGCCCTTCAAGTATTCAGAGAGTGGAAGATTCTGATGGCATCGAAGATAAAGGAGAACAGCCAAGTCCAGTTTCTGTACTTGAGCAGTTTTTTGTAGATGCCACCAGTTATGCAAGCATCATATCTGAACCTG CTGAAGAGCACCACTCTGCTCTTCTTGTGAAGTCCCCTTTGGAACCTGAAACCTCTTCTTTGAATGAACATGAATGTATCTCTGAGTACGTGATGGCAGTGCTGCAAGCTTCTGGCTTGAATTGGGAAGAGCTCTTGATGATGTGTCAATCATCCGATCGACTGGTTGATCCATTCTTGTTTGATGCAGTAAAGTTGCAGCCTAACCAATTCCATGGTGATTGTATGCTCCTCTTTGACTGTATAAATGAAGTCCTTGTCGAGGTATATCATACTCATCTTCCATGCTCTCCTTGGGTGTCATTTATCAAGCCAAATGCCAGAAGAAAACTTTGCATTGAGAAAACTGTGATTCATGAAGTGATGAAGTCTGTGCATCCATCACCACATACGATGCAGCAAATTGTTGAAAAGGACATAGCACAGTCTGGAATGTGGCTGGATATCCGAAATGATGTTGAGGAGACTGTTTTTGAGATGGTAGAAGATGTTTTAGAAGGGCTGATCATGGAAACCATATTTTAG
- the LOC117628736 gene encoding UDP-N-acetylmuramoyl-L-alanyl-D-glutamate--2,6-diaminopimelate ligase MurE homolog, chloroplastic translates to MAFTFLSIPHFLSPQPNFLSLKPNFTSLRPSIPSLSARLIRPTHAIGPDGKYYPDPADDDPPEAPEDSGHGVSKFQQIQRQASRHRKLQEEDFKKHQDTFLNAIADVEDPPENSSSVTNENSGDDLFGDIDHAIALKRKEFVKQGLLKPNPKKEIVAVDELDPEEVVDLEEIDELQGLRVVSEDLDEGGPEKFDSKVSDLDGKDGNLRLNSEFDLDFDSYGKTRARIVEPKFKMSLAELLDESKVVPVSVYGDLEVEITGIQHDSRVVNSGDLFVCCVGSKTDGHLYLSEAIKRGAVAVVASKEIYMEENLECKALVIVDDTNADLPALAASFYRYPSKNMAVIGITGTNGKTTTAYLIKGLYEAMGLRTGMLSTVAYYVHGDNKLESPNTTPDAVLVQNLMAKMLHNGAEAVVMEASSHGLALARCDEVDFDIAVFTNLTRDHLDFHKTEEEYRDAKAKLFSRMVDPERHRKVVNIDDPNATFFIAQGNPDVPVVTFAMENKNADVHPLKFELSLFETQVLVSTPQGILEISSGLLGRHNIYNILAAVAVGIAVGAPLEDIVRGIEEVDAVPGRCELIDEEQAFGVIVDYAHTPDALSRLLDSVRELGARRIISVIGCPGESDRGKRPMMTKIATDRSDVTILTSDNPKNEDPLDILDDMLAGVGWTMQDYLKHGENDYYPPLPNGHRLFLHDIRRVAVRCAVAMGEEGDMVVVAGKGHEAYQIEGDKKEFFDDREECREALQYVDELHQAGIDTSEFPWRLPESH, encoded by the exons ATGGCCTTCACTTTCCTCTCAATCCcccactttctctctcctcaacccaactttctctctctaaaaccaAACTTCACGTCCCTCAGACCTTCAATTCCCTCTCTTTCAGCTCGGCTCATTAGGCCCACCCACGCAATCGGGCCGGACGGCAAGTACTACCCGGACCCGGCAGACGACGATCCGCCCGAAGCCCCGGAAGACTCTGGTCACGGGGTGTCCAAGTTCCAGCAAATCCAGCGCCAAGCCTCGCGCCACCGGAAGCTCCAAGAAGAAGACTTCAAAAAGCACCAGGACACCTTCCTCAACGCCATTGCTGACGTGGAAGACCCGCCAGAAAATTCCAGTTCAGTAACTAACGAGAACTCCGGGGACGATTTGTTTGGAGATATTGACCACGCTATTGCCTTGAAACGCAAGGAGTTTGTGAAGCAAGGGCTTCTGAAGCCAAACCCTAAGAAGGAGATTGTTGCGGTTGACGAGTTGGACCCTGAGGAGGTCGTGGACTTGGAGGAGATTGACGAGCTTCAAGGGCTTAGGGTTGTTAGTGAGGACTTGGACGAAGGTGGGCCAGAGAAATTTGATTCAAAGGTTAGTGATTTGGATGGTAAAGATGGAAATTTGCGTTTGAATTCCGAGTttgatttggattttgatAGTTATGGTAAAACTAGGGCTAGGATTGTGGAACCTAAGTTTAAAATGAGCTTGGCTGAGCTTTTGGATGAGAGTAAAGTGGTCCCTGTATCGGTTTATGGTGATTTAGAGGTTGAAATCACTGGAATTCAACACGATTCGAGGGTGGTTAATTctggtgatttgtttgtgtgcTGTGTTGGGAGCAAAACTGATGGGCATTTGTACTTGAGTGAGGCTATTAAGAGAGGAGCAGTGGCTGTTGTAGCTAGTAAAGAGATATACATGGAGGAAAATTTGGAGTGTAAAGCATTAGTCATTGTGGATGATACCAATGCGGATTTGCCAGCATTGGCTGCGTCCTTTTATAGGTACCCATCAAAGAATATGGCAGTAATTGGGATAACGGGAACAAATGGGAAGACTACGACTGCATATTTGATAAAGGGGTTGTATGAAGCAATGGGATTGAGGACAGGTATGTTGAGTACAGTTGCTTATTATGTGCATGGGGATAATAAGTTGGAGTCACCTAACACGACGCCGGATGCTGTTTTGGTTCAGAATTTGATGGCTAAGATGCTCCATAATGGGGCTGAAGCAGTTGTCATGGAAGCTTCTTCTCATGGGCTAGCTCTAGCGAGGTGCGATGAAGTTGATTTTGACATAGCAGTTTTCACAAATTTGACGAGAGACCATTTGGATTTTCACAAGACTGAGGAGGAGTATAGGGATGCAAAGGCTAAGTTGTTTTCGAGGATGGTGGATCCAGAACGGCACAGGAAAGTTGTCAATATTGATGACCCGAATGCAACCTTCTTCATTGCACAAGGGAACCCAGATGTTCCGGTTGTGACCTTTGCCATGGAGAATAAGAATGCAGATGTTCATCCCCTGAAGTTTGAACTTTCCTTGTTTGAGACGCAGGTTTTAGTCAGTACTCCCCAGGGTATATTGGAGATATCATCGGGTTTGCTTGGAAGGCATAATATTTACAATATACTGGCTGCTGTGGCAGTTGGGATTGCAGTTGGAGCACCGTTGGAGGACATTGTTAGAGGAATTGAAGAGGTTGATGCAGTTCCAGGGAGGTGTGAGTTAATAGACGAGGAACAGGCGTTTGGAGTGATTGTGGACTATGCTCATACTCCTGATGCCTTGTCTAGACTATTGGACTCTGTTAGGGAGCTTGGTGCAAGGAGGATTATTAGTG TAATCGGATGTCCTGGGGAGAGTGACAGAGGGAAAAGACCTATGATGACCAAGATTGCAACAGATAGAAGTGATGTAACAATACTGACGTCTGACAATCCAAAGAATGAAGATCCAT TGGACATCTTGGATGATATGTTGGCTGGTGTAGGATGGACAATGCAGGATTACTTGAAACATGGTGAGAATGATTACTACCCACCTCTTCCAAACGGTCACAGGCTTTTCCTGCATGATATTAGACGAGTAGCTGTCCGCTGTGCAGTTGCCATGGGCGAGGAAGGTGATATGGTT GTGGTTGCTGGCAAAGGCCATGAAGCATATCAGATAGAAggtgacaaaaaagagttctTTGATGACCGGGAAGAGTGCCGAGAGGCATTGCAGTATGTTGATGAACTTCACCAAGCTGGAATAGACACAAGTGAATTTCCGTGGAG GTTACCTGAGAGTCATTGA
- the LOC117629260 gene encoding uncharacterized protein LOC117629260 isoform X3, with protein MASSTSVKVIPIRRGFHIRGIQTDWMMEILRPSLICLTKWTRRAKAWIMKSKAQTVDSDMASKRKLKGEDLSTEPQMNKKFATDEGEDIPSNSKFVGHLPKNNGKTSKTRQRSHEAKHRKHSSSVLVEEPLNKLNSAALPEESSKEVHSKNRRGCGCKSIDTVKHDQLNEINLVPVQLNAAEAIINQKFVDGVNHQSKQLLDALEILNSNKELFRKLLQDPNSLLVKHIEDLRDSQARTHQSKSPGEANISEYRTSKARQSEGPSSIHTLKSCDIYPSQENGESEFPERIIVLKPGPPSMEISSENINTSMQSLRNNGQRDTPANSSFSRIKRKLRHAISESRKEQHSKSIDGTLNTSPCQSTGDDCKGKGMKIIRSNSPTVDGGGVTKSSLDIKKRENIGKVKQCESSIGREAASTSGSGLGSSNFSHVSQPEREESETSVEAGKHLSELLNNGNKEKSYFERQAQKTWGSVMSFPEYDFLPTCNPVRDWENRFLNEQMTFSPYSNCQMVYENKWRLNKEKKASYSSPLRQDVEALPDNKKLDDQLQVFDTRQNNSDYPFTDINVLGDISSPKGCVQILENDNTMHHGETSSLEVPSESESAYKFDTIKANNTIRPGETNYLEVLSKPDCTEKTNTTETNDTSYQGETQHSEILTELDSTDKALDQSSETTNMYEEEEYFKRSRQPLTSSPDVFQSSPSSIQRVEDSDGIEDKGEQPSPVSVLEQFFVDATSYASIISEPAEEHHSALLVKSPLEPETSSLNEHECISEYVMAVLQASGLNWEELLMMCQSSDRLVDPFLFDAVKLQPNQFHGDCMLLFDCINEVLVEVYHTHLPCSPWVSFIKPNARRKLCIEKTVIHEVMKSVHPSPHTMQQIVEKDIAQSGMWLDIRNDVEETVFEMVEDVLEGLIMETIF; from the exons ATGGCCTCTTCAACTTCCGTCAAGGTCATTCCAATAAGAAGAGGCTTTCACATAAGAGGCATACAAACAGACTGG ATGATGGAAATTTTAAGACCAAGCTTGATTTGCTTAACAAAATGGACGAGAAGGGCCAAAGCATGGAT AATGAAGAGCAAAGCTCAGACAGTTGATTCGGATATGGCAAGTAAAAGAAAGCTTAAGGGAGAAGACTTGTCCACTGAGCCGCAGATGAACAAGAAGTTTGCTACTGATGAAGGGGAAGATATACCATCTAATTCCAAATTTGTTGGTCATTTACCaaaaaacaatggaaagaCTAGCAAAACTCGTCAGAGATCCCATGAAGCTAAGCATCGAAAACATTCTAGTTCAGTTTTGGTGGAAGAACCTTTGAATAAGCTCAACTCAGCAGCACTGCCAGAAGAATCTAGCAAAGAGGTACATAGCAAAAACCGACGAGGATGCGGTTGTAAAAGTATTGATACTGTGAAGCATGACCAGCTTAATGAGATTAATCTTGTGCCAGTACAGCTGAATGCAGCTGAGGCCATCATAAATCAGAAATTCGTTGATGGGGTGAACCACCAGTCTAAACAATTATTAGATGCAttagaaattttgaattcgAATAAAGAGTTATTTCGAAAACTCCTACAAGACCCAAATTCTCTGCTAGTCAAACACATCGAAGACCTCCGAGACTCTCAGGCAAGAACACATCAGAGTAAATCTCCCGGTGAAGCCAACATTTCAGAATATCGGACAAGCAAAGCAAGGCAATCTGAAGGTCCTTCCAGTATTCACACGTTGAAATCCTGTGATATTTACCCGTCTCAGGAAAATGGTGAGTCCGAATTTCCAGAGAGAATAATAGTTTTAAAACCTGGCCCACCAAGCATGGAAATTTCTTCAGAGAATATCAATACCTCTATGCAAAGCTTGAGAAATAATGGGCAGAGAGACACACCTGCAAATTCTTCTTTTAGCCGTATAAAGAGGAAACTGAGACATGCTATATCGGAAAGCAGAAAAGAGCAGCACTCCAAGTCAATCGATGGTACACTAAATACATCTCCCTGCCAAAGCACAGGAGATGATTGTAAAGGAAAGGGTATGAAGATCATTAGAAGCAATTCACCTACTGTTGATGGTGGAGGAGTGACCAAGTCTTCTCTTGATatcaagaaaagagaaaacataGGCAAGGTGAAACAATGTGAATCAAGTATTGGACGCGAAGCTGCATCAACCAGTGGAAGTGGTCTTGGAAGCTCAAACTTTTCGCATGTTAGCCAACCCGAGCGAGAGGAATCTGAAACTTCTGTGGAGGCTGGGAAACATCTCTCAGAATTGTTAAACAATGGGAACAAGGAGAAGAGCTACTTTGAAAGGCAGGCACAAAAAACATGGGGAAGTGTGATGTCATTTCCCGAGTATGACTTCTTGCCTACATGTAATCCGGTAAGGGACTGGGAAAATAGGTTTCTTAATGAGCAAATGACATTTTCACCCTACAGCAATTGCCAAATGGTATATGAGAACAAGTGGAGGcttaataaagaaaagaaagccaGCTACTCAAGTCCATTGAGGCAGGACGTAGAGGCCCTGCCTGACAATAAGAAACTCGATGATCAATTGCAAGTTTTTGATACACGGCAAAATAACTCAGATTATCCTTTTACTGACATCAATGTGCTGGGAGATATTTCAAGCCCTAAAG GCTGTGTCCAAATTTTAGAGAACGATAACACCATGCACCATGGAGAAACTAGTTCTTTAGAAGTGCCTTCAGAATCTGAAAGCGCATACAAATTTGATACCATAAAAGCTAACAATACTATCCGGCCAGGAGAAACTAATTATTTGGAAGTTCTATCCAAACCAGATTGCACGGAGAAGACCAATACCACAGAGACTAATGATACTTCATACCAAGGAGAAACTCAGCATTCAGAAATACTGACTGAACTAGACAGCACAGACAAGGCTCTTGATCAGAGCTCAGAAACAACCAACATGTACGAGGAAGAGGAGTATTTTAAGAGATCCAGACAG CCATTAACATCTTCACCGGATGTTTTTCAATCAAGCCCTTCAAGTATTCAGAGAGTGGAAGATTCTGATGGCATCGAAGATAAAGGAGAACAGCCAAGTCCAGTTTCTGTACTTGAGCAGTTTTTTGTAGATGCCACCAGTTATGCAAGCATCATATCTGAACCTG CTGAAGAGCACCACTCTGCTCTTCTTGTGAAGTCCCCTTTGGAACCTGAAACCTCTTCTTTGAATGAACATGAATGTATCTCTGAGTACGTGATGGCAGTGCTGCAAGCTTCTGGCTTGAATTGGGAAGAGCTCTTGATGATGTGTCAATCATCCGATCGACTGGTTGATCCATTCTTGTTTGATGCAGTAAAGTTGCAGCCTAACCAATTCCATGGTGATTGTATGCTCCTCTTTGACTGTATAAATGAAGTCCTTGTCGAGGTATATCATACTCATCTTCCATGCTCTCCTTGGGTGTCATTTATCAAGCCAAATGCCAGAAGAAAACTTTGCATTGAGAAAACTGTGATTCATGAAGTGATGAAGTCTGTGCATCCATCACCACATACGATGCAGCAAATTGTTGAAAAGGACATAGCACAGTCTGGAATGTGGCTGGATATCCGAAATGATGTTGAGGAGACTGTTTTTGAGATGGTAGAAGATGTTTTAGAAGGGCTGATCATGGAAACCATATTTTAG
- the LOC117629260 gene encoding uncharacterized protein LOC117629260 isoform X2 → MAKMTPVKSPMPKSPMPKSPMPKSPMVCEKYETGCMWHLYGLFNFRQGHSNKKRLSHKRHTNRLDDGNFKTKLDLLNKMDEKGQSMDDRMKSKAQTVDSDMASKRKLKGEDLSTEPQMNKKFATDEGEDIPSNSKFVGHLPKNNGKTSKTRQRSHEAKHRKHSSSVLVEEPLNKLNSAALPEESSKEVHSKNRRGCGCKSIDTVKHDQLNEINLVPVQLNAAEAIINQKFVDGVNHQSKQLLDALEILNSNKELFRKLLQDPNSLLVKHIEDLRDSQARTHQSKSPGEANISEYRTSKARQSEGPSSIHTLKSCDIYPSQENGESEFPERIIVLKPGPPSMEISSENINTSMQSLRNNGQRDTPANSSFSRIKRKLRHAISESRKEQHSKSIDGTLNTSPCQSTGDDCKGKGMKIIRSNSPTVDGGGVTKSSLDIKKRENIGKVKQCESSIGREAASTSGSGLGSSNFSHVSQPEREESETSVEAGKHLSELLNNGNKEKSYFERQAQKTWGSVMSFPEYDFLPTCNPVRDWENRFLNEQMTFSPYSNCQMVYENKWRLNKEKKASYSSPLRQDVEALPDNKKLDDQLQVFDTRQNNSDYPFTDINVLGDISSPKGCVQILENDNTMHHGETSSLEVPSESESAYKFDTIKANNTIRPGETNYLEVLSKPDCTEKTNTTETNDTSYQGETQHSEILTELDSTDKALDQSSETTNMYEEEEYFKRSRQPLTSSPDVFQSSPSSIQRVEDSDGIEDKGEQPSPVSVLEQFFVDATSYASIISEPAEEHHSALLVKSPLEPETSSLNEHECISEYVMAVLQASGLNWEELLMMCQSSDRLVDPFLFDAVKLQPNQFHGDCMLLFDCINEVLVEVYHTHLPCSPWVSFIKPNARRKLCIEKTVIHEVMKSVHPSPHTMQQIVEKDIAQSGMWLDIRNDVEETVFEMVEDVLEGLIMETIF, encoded by the exons ATGGCAAAGATGACACCAGTAAAAAGCCCTATGCCGAAAAGTCCTATGCCAAAAAGTCCTATGCCAAAAAGCCCTATGGTATGTGAGAAGTACGAGACAGGCTGTATGTGGCATTTATATGGCCTCTTCAACTTCCGTCAAGGTCATTCCAATAAGAAGAGGCTTTCACATAAGAGGCATACAAACAGACTGG ATGATGGAAATTTTAAGACCAAGCTTGATTTGCTTAACAAAATGGACGAGAAGGGCCAAAGCATGGAT GACAGAATGAAGAGCAAAGCTCAGACAGTTGATTCGGATATGGCAAGTAAAAGAAAGCTTAAGGGAGAAGACTTGTCCACTGAGCCGCAGATGAACAAGAAGTTTGCTACTGATGAAGGGGAAGATATACCATCTAATTCCAAATTTGTTGGTCATTTACCaaaaaacaatggaaagaCTAGCAAAACTCGTCAGAGATCCCATGAAGCTAAGCATCGAAAACATTCTAGTTCAGTTTTGGTGGAAGAACCTTTGAATAAGCTCAACTCAGCAGCACTGCCAGAAGAATCTAGCAAAGAGGTACATAGCAAAAACCGACGAGGATGCGGTTGTAAAAGTATTGATACTGTGAAGCATGACCAGCTTAATGAGATTAATCTTGTGCCAGTACAGCTGAATGCAGCTGAGGCCATCATAAATCAGAAATTCGTTGATGGGGTGAACCACCAGTCTAAACAATTATTAGATGCAttagaaattttgaattcgAATAAAGAGTTATTTCGAAAACTCCTACAAGACCCAAATTCTCTGCTAGTCAAACACATCGAAGACCTCCGAGACTCTCAGGCAAGAACACATCAGAGTAAATCTCCCGGTGAAGCCAACATTTCAGAATATCGGACAAGCAAAGCAAGGCAATCTGAAGGTCCTTCCAGTATTCACACGTTGAAATCCTGTGATATTTACCCGTCTCAGGAAAATGGTGAGTCCGAATTTCCAGAGAGAATAATAGTTTTAAAACCTGGCCCACCAAGCATGGAAATTTCTTCAGAGAATATCAATACCTCTATGCAAAGCTTGAGAAATAATGGGCAGAGAGACACACCTGCAAATTCTTCTTTTAGCCGTATAAAGAGGAAACTGAGACATGCTATATCGGAAAGCAGAAAAGAGCAGCACTCCAAGTCAATCGATGGTACACTAAATACATCTCCCTGCCAAAGCACAGGAGATGATTGTAAAGGAAAGGGTATGAAGATCATTAGAAGCAATTCACCTACTGTTGATGGTGGAGGAGTGACCAAGTCTTCTCTTGATatcaagaaaagagaaaacataGGCAAGGTGAAACAATGTGAATCAAGTATTGGACGCGAAGCTGCATCAACCAGTGGAAGTGGTCTTGGAAGCTCAAACTTTTCGCATGTTAGCCAACCCGAGCGAGAGGAATCTGAAACTTCTGTGGAGGCTGGGAAACATCTCTCAGAATTGTTAAACAATGGGAACAAGGAGAAGAGCTACTTTGAAAGGCAGGCACAAAAAACATGGGGAAGTGTGATGTCATTTCCCGAGTATGACTTCTTGCCTACATGTAATCCGGTAAGGGACTGGGAAAATAGGTTTCTTAATGAGCAAATGACATTTTCACCCTACAGCAATTGCCAAATGGTATATGAGAACAAGTGGAGGcttaataaagaaaagaaagccaGCTACTCAAGTCCATTGAGGCAGGACGTAGAGGCCCTGCCTGACAATAAGAAACTCGATGATCAATTGCAAGTTTTTGATACACGGCAAAATAACTCAGATTATCCTTTTACTGACATCAATGTGCTGGGAGATATTTCAAGCCCTAAAG GCTGTGTCCAAATTTTAGAGAACGATAACACCATGCACCATGGAGAAACTAGTTCTTTAGAAGTGCCTTCAGAATCTGAAAGCGCATACAAATTTGATACCATAAAAGCTAACAATACTATCCGGCCAGGAGAAACTAATTATTTGGAAGTTCTATCCAAACCAGATTGCACGGAGAAGACCAATACCACAGAGACTAATGATACTTCATACCAAGGAGAAACTCAGCATTCAGAAATACTGACTGAACTAGACAGCACAGACAAGGCTCTTGATCAGAGCTCAGAAACAACCAACATGTACGAGGAAGAGGAGTATTTTAAGAGATCCAGACAG CCATTAACATCTTCACCGGATGTTTTTCAATCAAGCCCTTCAAGTATTCAGAGAGTGGAAGATTCTGATGGCATCGAAGATAAAGGAGAACAGCCAAGTCCAGTTTCTGTACTTGAGCAGTTTTTTGTAGATGCCACCAGTTATGCAAGCATCATATCTGAACCTG CTGAAGAGCACCACTCTGCTCTTCTTGTGAAGTCCCCTTTGGAACCTGAAACCTCTTCTTTGAATGAACATGAATGTATCTCTGAGTACGTGATGGCAGTGCTGCAAGCTTCTGGCTTGAATTGGGAAGAGCTCTTGATGATGTGTCAATCATCCGATCGACTGGTTGATCCATTCTTGTTTGATGCAGTAAAGTTGCAGCCTAACCAATTCCATGGTGATTGTATGCTCCTCTTTGACTGTATAAATGAAGTCCTTGTCGAGGTATATCATACTCATCTTCCATGCTCTCCTTGGGTGTCATTTATCAAGCCAAATGCCAGAAGAAAACTTTGCATTGAGAAAACTGTGATTCATGAAGTGATGAAGTCTGTGCATCCATCACCACATACGATGCAGCAAATTGTTGAAAAGGACATAGCACAGTCTGGAATGTGGCTGGATATCCGAAATGATGTTGAGGAGACTGTTTTTGAGATGGTAGAAGATGTTTTAGAAGGGCTGATCATGGAAACCATATTTTAG